The following are encoded in a window of Variovorax paradoxus genomic DNA:
- a CDS encoding Imm72 family immunity protein, with product MQTEANDYDIRTGKNARARAFHLLKKYTSLTFLNYAVDLYRNFLNAYERQLNIPSPNQKWLEETYTDCFLQRLIEFEQGLDSLRREGDKKSAYSKLIKGGGFSDYLWGMASDHWGINGDPFFEKLGLHSVGWGQVQSDVYRGFVKSILLTHDSLEALKCTVGFAFYCPLSSGKRADGGDRFFSHWTYESLFQERPSPLWPHWPPLRVYPADLPPCPEKNESNEGQVVSGEAIVLEGIYEPWFFTGGIGCPNYFLRGQTAHQYQPEGSNDLVPVRWRLLWEDRRYVDGTVPAEEAHYYVNVVAEISSSGRSVVSGDLCPQTGNWLAPRLNNRQEYVERGQPMPGPASTPTGSVVWYLQKD from the coding sequence ATGCAAACTGAAGCCAATGACTATGACATCCGAACAGGAAAAAACGCACGCGCCAGAGCTTTTCATCTATTAAAGAAATACACCAGCCTGACATTCCTCAACTACGCCGTTGATTTGTACAGAAATTTCTTGAACGCCTATGAGCGACAGCTCAACATCCCGAGTCCCAACCAAAAGTGGCTGGAGGAAACATACACGGATTGCTTCTTGCAGAGACTGATCGAATTCGAACAAGGACTCGACTCCCTCCGAAGAGAGGGCGACAAGAAATCTGCGTATAGCAAACTTATCAAAGGGGGTGGTTTCTCCGATTACTTGTGGGGAATGGCTAGTGATCATTGGGGCATTAATGGAGATCCTTTTTTTGAGAAGCTCGGTCTTCATAGTGTGGGATGGGGCCAAGTGCAAAGCGATGTCTACCGCGGATTCGTCAAATCGATTCTGCTGACCCACGACAGCTTGGAGGCACTCAAATGCACAGTGGGCTTTGCGTTCTACTGTCCTCTCAGTTCTGGCAAACGCGCAGATGGCGGTGATCGCTTTTTTTCCCACTGGACTTACGAGTCCCTTTTTCAAGAACGTCCGTCTCCGCTATGGCCCCACTGGCCGCCCTTGCGCGTCTACCCCGCAGACTTGCCTCCTTGTCCAGAAAAAAATGAATCCAATGAGGGGCAAGTTGTCAGCGGCGAGGCCATCGTTCTTGAGGGCATCTACGAGCCTTGGTTCTTTACCGGGGGCATCGGTTGCCCCAACTACTTCCTGAGGGGTCAAACAGCTCATCAGTACCAGCCCGAGGGTTCCAACGACCTCGTGCCCGTGCGCTGGCGATTGCTGTGGGAAGACCGCCGCTACGTCGACGGGACGGTGCCAGCAGAAGAAGCACACTACTACGTCAACGTTGTTGCCGAGATTTCGTCTTCCGGGCGCAGCGTCGTTTCCGGTGACCTCTGCCCACAGACGGGCAACTGGCTTGCTCCTCGTCTGAACAATCGCCAGGAGTACGTCGAACGCGGTCAACCCATGCCAGGGCCCGCTTCCACTCCGACTGGTTCAGTCGTCTGGTACTTGCAGAAAGACTGA
- a CDS encoding site-specific recombinase yields MAAASRDLQGLLAGLDPTADVAQRHIWLINLFDWLRGDRASPQAAIGRVQLLLDAVEARPELCERLRAWWRAFTQSVDLTALLADYGFAPRTAFLSEFGERMRRKILPGTPETTDASDLFRLVLPGVFDAGWIALLDDTQLARIGALLSDAAPAHDGSPRWRHTVMDAVTYCCSQVVATGFSPELRLRISPEAGEARPFHALMSDLDALREQMFAQPRNEDALQAAFVAFRDRLDACRSSASSVYTHLEDNGISVGLVFRLRQLRERVLRIRELLDCLISPVPGPSMARLVGKLVLAGGERNSIRALIASNSSMLAAKVTERSAETGEHYITRDRRSYLQMVKKAAGGGAFTALTVLAKFGIYALALSAFWSGLVSGVMYAASFVAIQLLHLTLATKQPAMTAPAMAARLRDIKSDGAVDQFVDEVANLVRSQVAAVLGNVLLVVPAVGLLVLGYQAALGRPLLDAAHAAATLNGLSLLGPTVLFAAFTGILLFSSSIIAGWTENAFVLHRLDSAMRYNPRIGAFLGAARARRWAAFMRTHISGFASNISLGLMLGLLPAFAGFFGLGLDVRHVTLSAGQIAAAAASIGLPALHQPALWWAVAAIPVIGALNVSVSFYFAFRLALRAHSVSLGDRARIRSAIWARWRSRPVSFFLPT; encoded by the coding sequence ATGGCTGCCGCATCGCGCGACTTGCAGGGGCTGCTTGCCGGCCTCGACCCCACGGCCGATGTGGCGCAGCGCCACATCTGGCTCATCAACCTCTTCGACTGGCTGCGCGGCGACCGCGCCTCGCCACAGGCCGCCATCGGCCGCGTGCAGTTGCTGCTCGACGCCGTCGAGGCGCGGCCCGAGCTGTGCGAACGGCTGCGCGCCTGGTGGCGCGCGTTCACCCAGTCGGTCGACCTCACAGCGCTGCTGGCCGACTACGGCTTTGCGCCGCGCACCGCCTTCCTCAGCGAATTCGGCGAGCGCATGCGCCGCAAGATATTGCCGGGCACGCCCGAGACCACCGACGCCTCGGACCTGTTCCGGCTGGTGCTGCCCGGCGTGTTCGATGCCGGCTGGATCGCGCTGCTCGACGACACCCAGCTCGCACGCATCGGTGCGCTGCTGTCCGACGCCGCCCCCGCGCACGACGGCTCGCCGCGCTGGCGCCACACGGTGATGGACGCGGTCACCTACTGCTGCAGCCAGGTGGTGGCGACGGGTTTCTCGCCCGAGCTGCGGCTGCGCATCAGCCCCGAAGCGGGCGAGGCGCGTCCTTTTCATGCGCTCATGTCCGACCTCGACGCGCTGCGCGAGCAGATGTTTGCGCAGCCGCGCAATGAAGACGCCCTGCAGGCCGCCTTCGTGGCTTTTCGCGACCGGCTCGACGCCTGCCGCTCCAGCGCCTCGTCGGTCTACACGCACCTGGAAGACAACGGCATCTCGGTCGGTCTGGTGTTCCGGCTGCGCCAGCTGCGCGAGCGCGTGCTGCGCATCCGCGAGCTGCTCGACTGCCTGATCTCGCCCGTGCCCGGGCCGAGCATGGCGCGGCTGGTCGGCAAGCTGGTGCTGGCGGGCGGCGAGCGCAACAGCATCCGCGCGCTGATCGCCTCCAACTCGTCGATGCTCGCGGCCAAGGTGACCGAGCGCAGCGCCGAGACCGGCGAGCACTACATCACGCGCGACCGCCGCAGCTACCTGCAGATGGTGAAAAAAGCCGCCGGCGGCGGCGCGTTCACGGCGTTGACGGTGCTGGCCAAGTTCGGCATCTATGCGCTGGCGCTGTCGGCCTTCTGGAGCGGACTGGTCTCGGGCGTCATGTATGCGGCCAGCTTTGTCGCGATCCAGCTGCTGCACCTCACGTTGGCCACCAAGCAGCCCGCAATGACCGCGCCCGCCATGGCGGCGCGGCTGCGCGACATCAAGTCGGACGGGGCCGTGGACCAGTTCGTCGACGAAGTGGCCAACCTCGTGCGCTCGCAGGTGGCGGCCGTGCTGGGCAACGTGCTGCTGGTGGTGCCGGCGGTCGGCCTGCTGGTGCTCGGCTACCAGGCCGCGCTGGGCCGGCCGCTGCTCGACGCGGCCCATGCCGCGGCCACGCTGAACGGTCTGTCGCTGCTGGGACCGACCGTTCTTTTTGCGGCATTCACCGGCATCCTGCTGTTTTCGTCCAGCATCATCGCCGGATGGACAGAAAACGCCTTTGTCCTGCATCGCCTGGACTCCGCCATGCGTTACAACCCTCGCATCGGCGCCTTTCTCGGTGCCGCCCGGGCCCGTCGCTGGGCCGCCTTCATGCGCACACACATCTCAGGCTTCGCCTCCAACATCTCGCTGGGACTCATGCTCGGACTGCTGCCTGCGTTCGCGGGCTTCTTCGGGCTCGGGCTGGATGTGCGCCATGTCACGCTGTCGGCCGGCCAGATTGCGGCCGCAGCAGCATCCATCGGATTGCCGGCACTGCACCAGCCGGCCCTGTGGTGGGCGGTTGCGGCGATTCCGGTGATCGGCGCGCTCAATGTGAGCGTGAGTTTTTATTTCGCTTTCCGGCTGGCGCTGCGCGCGCACAGCGTGAGCCTCGGTGACCGCGCCCGCATCCGCAGCGCGATCTGGGCCCGCTGGCGCAGCCGGCCGGTGAGCTTTTTCCTGCCTACATGA
- a CDS encoding cation:proton antiporter, with amino-acid sequence MNLTEFIAELQGFWAEWARPSAGLPTVLWALLVAVAAASGHLVQRYLGMPKVIGYSVVGAVVGFAGFEGAIWPLRGISLFLLELGAAVVLFEAGGRLPLRWFRHNPMVLVQSLLEASLTYFGVYWILILLGLPDPVANPIALMAIVASPAVLSRVIMDTRAAGPVTERAMTLATLNTFYALTLGYAQAGLIERAPQSLMQKLYPVAVVLGMSFVVGAIMALALRSALRVMSPSSENTSILLLAIIAAGAALTAHIGGSAPLAALIGGVLLKTLNPKPWAWQRQLGTASSLLTMLMFVLVSMVAAQADWTLPVASVVLAVIGVRLVTKISGVAIANPGSGASWKQAFWVGCAMTPLSSIALLIASNFASASPLLGTMITQVALPSILLMEVMGAVLATVAIHAVGESSVPWTPQAFSTTEDTQR; translated from the coding sequence ATGAACCTGACCGAATTCATCGCCGAACTCCAGGGCTTCTGGGCCGAATGGGCGCGTCCCTCGGCCGGCCTGCCCACCGTGCTCTGGGCCCTTCTGGTGGCCGTCGCCGCCGCCTCCGGCCACCTGGTGCAGCGCTACCTGGGGATGCCGAAGGTCATCGGCTATTCGGTGGTGGGCGCGGTGGTGGGCTTTGCGGGCTTCGAGGGCGCGATCTGGCCGCTGCGCGGCATCAGCCTGTTCTTGCTGGAACTCGGCGCGGCCGTGGTGCTGTTCGAGGCCGGCGGGCGGCTGCCGCTGCGCTGGTTCCGCCACAACCCGATGGTGCTGGTGCAAAGCCTGCTCGAAGCAAGCCTGACCTACTTCGGCGTGTACTGGATATTGATTCTGCTGGGCCTGCCCGACCCGGTGGCCAACCCCATCGCGCTGATGGCGATCGTCGCCTCGCCCGCCGTGCTCAGTCGCGTGATCATGGACACCCGCGCCGCCGGCCCGGTGACCGAGCGCGCCATGACGCTGGCCACGCTCAACACCTTCTACGCGCTCACGCTGGGCTACGCGCAGGCCGGCCTGATCGAGCGCGCGCCGCAGTCGCTGATGCAAAAGCTCTACCCGGTGGCGGTGGTGCTGGGCATGTCGTTCGTGGTCGGCGCGATCATGGCGCTGGCATTGCGTTCGGCGCTGCGCGTGATGAGCCCGAGCAGCGAGAACACCTCGATCCTGCTGCTGGCGATCATCGCGGCGGGCGCGGCGCTTACGGCCCACATCGGCGGCTCGGCGCCGCTGGCGGCGCTCATCGGCGGCGTGCTGCTCAAGACACTCAATCCCAAGCCCTGGGCCTGGCAACGCCAGCTCGGCACCGCCTCGTCGCTGCTCACGATGCTGATGTTCGTGCTGGTGTCGATGGTGGCGGCGCAGGCCGACTGGACCCTGCCCGTGGCCAGCGTGGTGCTGGCCGTGATCGGCGTGCGCCTGGTCACCAAGATTTCGGGCGTGGCCATTGCCAACCCGGGCAGCGGCGCCAGCTGGAAGCAGGCCTTCTGGGTCGGCTGCGCGATGACGCCGCTGTCGTCGATCGCCCTGCTGATCGCCTCCAATTTCGCATCGGCCTCGCCGCTCCTGGGCACCATGATCACGCAGGTCGCCCTGCCCTCGATTCTGCTGATGGAAGTGATGGGCGCCGTGCTCGCCACTGTGGCGATCCACGCCGTGGGCGAGAGCTCGGTCCCCTGGACGCCGCAGGCCTTCAGCACCACGGAAGACACGCAGCGATGA
- a CDS encoding GlxA family transcriptional regulator produces MRSTTTKAAVETIAVVAFDGISPFHLSVPCMVFGEDRTDTGAPRFRVQVCAPEPGPLATNAGFTLVVPHGLEAIRRAQIVVVPSWRDDGRPAPPALIRALQAAHRRGATVVGLCLGAFVLAEAGLLDGRPATTHWHLAAAFAKQYPQVVLQPEVLYVDDGDVLTSAGTAAGIDCCLHLLRVRYGADTANRAARRMVVAPHRQGGQAQYIQQPMPAAAERDRLTPLLEWLGRHLQTPHELDELANRALMSRRTFTRRFRESTGTTVGQWLQNQRLALAQRLLETTDRSVERVAADAGFGSAVLLRKHFATAFKVSPTAYRRQFSQEAVAA; encoded by the coding sequence ATGCGCTCGACCACCACCAAGGCTGCCGTTGAAACCATCGCCGTCGTGGCGTTCGACGGCATCAGCCCCTTCCACCTCTCCGTGCCCTGCATGGTGTTCGGCGAAGACCGCACCGACACCGGCGCGCCGCGCTTTCGCGTGCAGGTCTGCGCACCCGAGCCCGGGCCGCTCGCCACCAACGCGGGCTTCACTCTGGTGGTGCCGCACGGCCTGGAGGCGATCCGCCGCGCGCAGATCGTGGTGGTGCCGTCATGGCGCGACGACGGCCGGCCCGCGCCGCCCGCGCTCATCCGTGCGCTGCAGGCGGCGCACCGACGCGGCGCCACCGTGGTCGGGCTGTGCCTGGGCGCCTTCGTGCTGGCCGAGGCCGGCCTGCTCGACGGGCGGCCCGCCACCACGCACTGGCACCTGGCCGCGGCCTTCGCCAAGCAATATCCGCAGGTCGTGCTGCAGCCTGAGGTGCTGTACGTGGACGACGGCGACGTGCTCACCTCGGCGGGCACGGCCGCGGGCATCGACTGCTGCCTGCACCTGCTGCGCGTGCGCTATGGCGCCGACACCGCGAACCGCGCCGCGCGGCGCATGGTCGTCGCGCCGCACCGGCAGGGCGGCCAGGCGCAGTACATCCAGCAGCCCATGCCGGCGGCGGCCGAACGCGACCGGCTCACGCCGCTGCTCGAATGGCTGGGACGGCATCTGCAGACGCCGCACGAACTCGACGAGCTCGCCAATCGCGCGCTCATGAGCCGGCGCACCTTCACGCGGCGCTTCCGTGAATCGACGGGCACGACGGTCGGCCAGTGGCTGCAGAACCAGCGCCTGGCGCTGGCGCAGCGGCTGCTCGAAACGACAGACCGCTCGGTGGAGCGCGTGGCGGCCGATGCGGGTTTCGGCTCGGCCGTGCTGCTGCGCAAGCACTTCGCCACGGCATTCAAGGTGTCGCCGACGGCGTACCGGCGGCAGTTCTCGCAGGAGGCCGTGGCCGCCTGA
- a CDS encoding succinylglutamate desuccinylase/aspartoacylase family protein: protein MPTALFDDAATATDSLRLHAFASLNPGPRLLVIGGVHGDETCGTEGIARVLAEFDSGALRLLRGELTLVPVANPLARRRLQREGQRNLNRLFRPSDTPADYEARITNRLAPVIARHDVLLDLHSFQSEGEAFARIGPRDNSGPLEPFAHAQEEGRLALHIGTPIVVEGWLDIYAAGLAQRGAAVDEAAIDFGRGTNEYIRSCGGYGVTLECGQHQDPQAPEVAWAAIRRTLALLGMAALPPGLSAAPAQPPRLLRLASVTDRLHEDDSFVRDWATFDAVQRGEPVGMRHDGTLVSAPEDGFIVFPNAMALPGAEWFYFARPSDRVLDPGL from the coding sequence ATGCCCACCGCCCTTTTCGACGACGCCGCGACCGCCACCGACAGCCTGCGCCTGCACGCGTTCGCGTCGCTGAACCCCGGCCCGCGCCTGCTCGTGATCGGCGGCGTGCATGGCGACGAGACCTGCGGCACCGAGGGCATCGCGCGCGTGCTGGCCGAGTTCGACAGCGGCGCCCTGCGCCTGTTGCGCGGCGAGCTCACGCTCGTGCCCGTCGCCAACCCGCTCGCGCGGCGCCGCCTGCAGCGCGAGGGCCAGCGCAACCTCAACCGCCTGTTCCGCCCGAGCGACACGCCCGCCGACTACGAAGCCCGCATCACCAACCGGCTGGCGCCCGTCATCGCGCGGCACGACGTGCTGCTCGACCTGCACTCCTTCCAGAGCGAGGGCGAGGCCTTCGCGAGGATCGGCCCGCGCGACAACAGCGGCCCGCTCGAACCCTTTGCGCATGCGCAGGAAGAAGGGCGGCTCGCGCTGCACATCGGCACGCCCATCGTCGTCGAGGGCTGGCTCGACATCTACGCCGCGGGCCTCGCACAGCGCGGCGCGGCGGTCGACGAGGCCGCCATCGACTTCGGCCGCGGCACCAATGAATACATCCGCAGCTGCGGCGGCTACGGCGTCACGCTCGAATGCGGCCAGCACCAGGACCCGCAGGCGCCCGAGGTGGCGTGGGCGGCCATCCGCCGCACGCTCGCGCTGCTGGGCATGGCGGCGCTGCCGCCGGGCCTGTCGGCCGCGCCTGCGCAACCGCCCCGGTTGCTGCGCCTGGCGAGCGTGACCGACCGCCTGCACGAAGACGACAGCTTCGTGCGCGACTGGGCCACCTTCGACGCCGTGCAGCGCGGCGAACCCGTCGGCATGCGGCACGACGGCACACTGGTCAGTGCGCCCGAAGACGGCTTCATCGTGTTCCCCAACGCCATGGCGCTGCCCGGCGCCGAGTGGTTCTACTTCGCGCGGCCCAGCGACCGCGTGCTCGACCCGGGCCTCTGA
- the apaG gene encoding Co2+/Mg2+ efflux protein ApaG has product MSHSPFSVQVEPRYLADQSSPKDNVYTFSYTITISNVGTVGAQLIARHWLINDASGHPQEVKGLGVIGQQPLLAPGESFRYTSGCRLQAASGTMHGSFFVVTEEGERFDVPVPMFVLEADIGGTPVSRVLH; this is encoded by the coding sequence ATGTCACACAGCCCCTTCAGCGTACAGGTCGAACCGCGATACCTGGCCGACCAGTCCTCGCCCAAGGACAACGTCTACACCTTCTCCTACACGATCACCATCTCCAATGTGGGCACGGTGGGCGCGCAATTGATCGCGCGCCACTGGCTCATCAACGACGCCTCGGGCCATCCGCAGGAGGTCAAGGGCCTCGGCGTGATCGGCCAGCAGCCGCTGCTGGCGCCCGGCGAATCGTTCCGCTACACCAGCGGCTGCCGCCTGCAGGCCGCCAGCGGCACGATGCACGGCAGCTTCTTCGTGGTGACCGAGGAAGGCGAGCGCTTCGACGTGCCGGTTCCCATGTTCGTGCTCGAAGCCGACATTGGCGGCACGCCCGTCTCGCGCGTATTGCACTGA
- a CDS encoding catalase, whose translation MSPQNKAAAGRRASTAKTGDGANAKQLQLDGFTAEHPTHLTTNQGLQIPDNHNSLRAGVRGPTLLEDFILREKITHFDHERIPERAVHARGSAAHGYFQVYQSMSQYTCADFLQDPDTRTPVFVRFSTVAGSRGSADTVRDVRGFAVKFYTREGNYDLVGNNIPVFFIQDAMKFPDLIHAVKPEPHHEMPQAASAHDTFWDFASLMPETTHMLMWAMSDRAIPRSLRMMEGFGVHTFRFVNARGESHFVKFHWKPKLGVHGLVWDEAQKIAGKDPDFHRRDLWEAIEQGHFPEWELGVQLIAPDRAESLGFDLLDPTKLIPEEMVPVQRIGKLVLNRNPDNFFAETEQVAFHPGHVVPGIDFSNDPLLQGRLFSYTDTQISRLGGANFHELPINKGVCPFHNFQRDGMHRQTIARGQVAYEPNTLGSGTEFRVDGGSHGFQSFPDEVVSPKVRRRSPSFDDHFTQARLFFNSQSMAEKEHIVAAFRFELSKLEVPAIRQRMVDNLAHVDEKLARRVAEPLGIGEPDAKAAAGYAGFREHRIDLPIDESPALRMSDGSADGVVRTRKVAILVADGIDSASLKPIRDALEQAGALCKVVGPRLGTVASASKRQIDIDMTFTNTASVMFDAVLVPAGAEGAAALAAQGDAVHFVLEAYKHCKAICVVGEGVQLLATLGVTPEGEAPAGVVVAETPVTNLGDATAATQIAQDFIAAIAKHRHWDRVNIDSVPA comes from the coding sequence ATGTCTCCCCAGAACAAGGCCGCTGCGGGTCGCCGCGCCAGCACCGCCAAGACCGGTGACGGCGCCAACGCCAAGCAGCTGCAGCTCGACGGCTTCACCGCCGAGCACCCCACGCACCTGACGACCAACCAGGGCCTGCAGATCCCGGACAACCACAACTCGCTCAGGGCGGGCGTGCGCGGGCCGACGCTGCTCGAAGACTTCATCCTGCGCGAGAAGATCACGCACTTCGACCACGAGCGCATTCCCGAGCGCGCCGTGCATGCGCGCGGCTCGGCGGCGCACGGCTACTTCCAGGTCTACCAATCGATGTCGCAGTACACCTGCGCCGACTTCCTGCAGGACCCGGACACAAGGACGCCCGTGTTCGTTCGCTTCTCGACCGTGGCCGGCTCGCGCGGCTCGGCCGACACCGTGCGCGACGTGCGCGGCTTTGCCGTCAAGTTCTACACGCGCGAGGGCAACTACGACCTCGTGGGCAACAACATCCCCGTGTTCTTCATCCAGGACGCGATGAAGTTCCCCGACCTCATCCACGCCGTGAAGCCCGAGCCGCACCACGAGATGCCGCAGGCCGCGAGCGCGCACGACACCTTCTGGGACTTCGCCTCGCTCATGCCCGAGACTACCCACATGCTGATGTGGGCCATGAGCGACCGCGCCATTCCGCGCAGCCTTCGCATGATGGAAGGCTTCGGTGTCCACACCTTCCGCTTCGTGAATGCGCGCGGCGAAAGCCACTTCGTGAAGTTCCACTGGAAGCCCAAGCTCGGCGTGCACGGCCTCGTGTGGGACGAGGCGCAGAAGATTGCCGGCAAGGACCCCGACTTTCACCGACGCGACCTGTGGGAGGCCATCGAGCAGGGCCACTTCCCCGAGTGGGAACTCGGCGTGCAGCTCATTGCGCCCGACCGCGCCGAGTCGCTGGGCTTCGACCTGCTCGACCCCACCAAGCTGATCCCCGAAGAGATGGTGCCCGTGCAGCGCATCGGCAAGCTGGTGCTCAACCGCAACCCCGACAACTTCTTCGCCGAGACCGAGCAGGTGGCGTTTCACCCCGGCCACGTCGTGCCCGGCATCGACTTCAGCAACGACCCGCTGCTGCAGGGCCGGCTGTTCAGCTACACCGACACGCAGATCTCGCGCCTGGGCGGCGCCAACTTCCACGAGCTGCCGATCAACAAGGGCGTGTGCCCGTTCCACAACTTCCAGCGCGACGGCATGCACCGCCAGACCATCGCGCGCGGCCAGGTCGCCTACGAACCCAACACGCTGGGCAGCGGCACCGAGTTTCGTGTCGACGGCGGCAGCCACGGCTTCCAGTCCTTTCCCGACGAGGTCGTGTCGCCCAAGGTGCGGCGCCGCAGCCCCTCGTTCGACGACCACTTCACGCAGGCGCGCCTGTTCTTCAACAGCCAGAGCATGGCCGAGAAGGAGCACATCGTCGCGGCCTTCCGCTTCGAACTCTCGAAGCTCGAGGTGCCCGCCATCCGCCAGCGCATGGTCGACAACCTCGCGCACGTCGACGAGAAACTCGCACGCCGCGTGGCCGAGCCGCTGGGCATCGGCGAGCCCGATGCCAAGGCGGCGGCGGGCTACGCGGGCTTTCGCGAACACCGCATCGATCTGCCCATCGACGAGTCGCCTGCATTGCGCATGAGCGACGGCAGCGCCGATGGCGTGGTGCGCACGCGCAAGGTCGCGATCCTCGTGGCCGACGGCATCGACTCGGCGTCGCTCAAGCCGATCCGCGATGCGCTCGAACAGGCGGGTGCGCTGTGCAAGGTGGTGGGCCCGAGGCTCGGCACCGTGGCCAGCGCCTCGAAGCGCCAGATCGACATCGACATGACCTTCACGAACACCGCCTCGGTGATGTTCGACGCCGTGCTCGTGCCTGCGGGTGCCGAGGGCGCTGCGGCGCTTGCGGCGCAGGGCGATGCCGTGCACTTCGTGCTCGAGGCGTACAAGCACTGCAAGGCGATCTGCGTGGTGGGCGAAGGCGTGCAGTTGCTGGCGACGCTGGGCGTCACGCCCGAAGGTGAGGCACCGGCCGGCGTGGTGGTGGCCGAAACGCCTGTCACCAACCTGGGCGACGCCACTGCGGCGACCCAGATTGCGCAGGATTTCATCGCGGCGATTGCGAAGCACCGGCATTGGGATCGTGTGAATATCGACAGCGTGCCGGCGTGA
- the rpe gene encoding ribulose-phosphate 3-epimerase translates to MSSTPFRIAPSILSADFAHLGQELTDVIAAGADWIHFDVMDNHYVPNLTFGPMICQALKPYAKTADGTPVPIDVHLMVQPVDALAASFAQAGADYISFHPDASPHTHRSIQAIRAAGCKPGLVFNPGLGLEALDWAIDDIDLILIMSVNPGFGGQSFIDSALRKIEQARKRIEQSGRDIRLEVDGGIKADNIARVASAGADTFVAGSAIFNAKDYGAVIGDMRQQLATVKA, encoded by the coding sequence ATGAGCAGCACCCCGTTCCGCATTGCGCCCTCCATTCTTTCCGCCGACTTCGCGCACCTCGGCCAGGAACTGACCGACGTGATCGCGGCCGGTGCCGACTGGATCCACTTCGACGTGATGGACAACCATTACGTGCCGAACCTGACCTTCGGCCCCATGATCTGCCAGGCCCTCAAGCCCTATGCCAAGACCGCCGACGGCACGCCCGTGCCGATCGACGTGCACCTGATGGTGCAGCCGGTCGACGCGCTGGCCGCGTCTTTTGCGCAAGCGGGCGCTGACTACATCAGTTTCCACCCCGACGCATCGCCCCACACGCACCGCAGCATCCAGGCCATCCGGGCCGCGGGCTGCAAGCCAGGGCTGGTGTTCAACCCGGGGCTGGGCCTGGAGGCGCTGGACTGGGCCATCGACGACATCGACCTCATCCTCATCATGAGCGTCAACCCCGGCTTCGGCGGCCAGAGCTTCATCGACTCGGCGCTGCGCAAGATCGAGCAGGCGCGCAAGCGCATCGAGCAGAGCGGGCGCGACATCCGCCTGGAAGTGGACGGCGGCATCAAGGCCGACAACATCGCGCGCGTGGCCTCGGCCGGCGCCGACACCTTCGTGGCGGGCAGCGCGATCTTCAACGCCAAGGACTACGGCGCGGTGATCGGCGACATGCGCCAGCAGCTGGCCACCGTCAAGGCCTGA
- a CDS encoding YbdK family carboxylate-amine ligase — translation MSSSNPTSILPIDPDSDDVRSAPLPADPASRAVKLEPFNKSEALSLGVELELQLVNTHDYDLAPYAEDMLRLMAQTPLPGSVVPEMTSSMIEISTDICHSAQDVITQLSPIREALIKNADKLNIAVVGGGTHAFQQWHERRIYDKPRFRELSELYGYLSKQFTIFGQHVHIGCPDADSALLMLHRMSRYIPHFIALSASSPFVQGQDTQFDSARLNSVFAFPLSGRAPFTTSWKEFEAYFERMTRTGVVRSMKDFYWDIRPKPEFGTIEIRVFDTPLTIERAAALAGYVQSLAAWFLQEQPFEPCEDDYLVYTYNRFQACRFGLDAVYVDPASGQHMPLRDHILMTMTQLEWHSEALNATQALGELRTSVEANRNDARWLREKQGKERLLAEVVRQASLRFRGAA, via the coding sequence ATGAGCAGCAGCAACCCCACCTCCATCCTCCCGATCGACCCGGACAGCGACGACGTCCGCTCCGCGCCGCTGCCCGCCGATCCGGCGAGCCGCGCCGTCAAGCTCGAGCCCTTCAACAAGTCGGAAGCGCTGTCGCTCGGCGTGGAGCTCGAGCTGCAGCTCGTGAACACGCACGACTACGACCTCGCGCCGTATGCCGAAGACATGCTGCGCCTGATGGCGCAGACGCCGCTGCCCGGCAGCGTGGTGCCCGAGATGACGTCGAGCATGATCGAAATCTCGACCGACATCTGCCATTCGGCGCAGGACGTGATCACGCAGCTGTCGCCCATCCGCGAGGCGCTGATCAAGAACGCCGACAAGCTCAACATCGCGGTGGTCGGCGGCGGCACGCACGCGTTCCAGCAGTGGCACGAACGGCGCATCTACGACAAGCCGCGCTTTCGCGAGCTGTCGGAGCTGTACGGCTACCTGAGCAAGCAGTTCACCATCTTCGGCCAGCACGTGCACATCGGCTGCCCCGACGCCGATTCGGCGCTGCTCATGCTGCATCGCATGTCGCGCTACATCCCGCACTTCATTGCGCTGTCGGCTTCGTCGCCGTTCGTGCAGGGGCAGGACACGCAGTTCGACTCGGCACGGCTGAACTCGGTGTTCGCGTTTCCGCTCTCGGGCCGCGCGCCCTTCACCACGAGCTGGAAGGAATTCGAGGCCTACTTCGAGCGCATGACCCGCACCGGCGTCGTGCGCAGCATGAAAGACTTCTACTGGGACATCCGTCCCAAGCCCGAGTTCGGCACCATCGAGATCCGCGTGTTCGACACGCCGCTCACCATCGAGCGCGCCGCCGCACTCGCGGGCTACGTGCAGTCGCTGGCCGCGTGGTTCCTGCAGGAGCAGCCCTTCGAGCCGTGCGAGGACGACTACCTCGTCTACACCTACAACCGTTTCCAGGCCTGTCGCTTCGGGCTGGACGCGGTGTATGTCGACCCGGCCAGCGGCCAGCACATGCCGCTGCGCGACCACATCCTGATGACCATGACCCAGCTCGAGTGGCACAGCGAGGCGCTCAACGCCACGCAGGCGCTGGGCGAGCTGCGCACCAGCGTCGAGGCCAACCGCAACGACGCGCGCTGGCTGCGCGAGAAGCAGGGCAAGGAACGGCTGCTGGCCGAGGTCGTGCGCCAAGCCTCGCTGCGCTTTCGCGGCGCGGCCTGA